The genomic interval TCACCGTAGAAGATCTGTTCCCATGGTCCAAGGTCAAGCTGTCCATCGGTAACGGCTACAACGACTTCTCTTCCCATTATCTGCCGCTTATGATGTGCATCGCCATTGTCTTCACCTGTTCTGTTATGTCTATATCGCGTAAGTGGTTCATGAGGGGCAAGTTCTTCAAGCCATTCATCGTAATCCTGAAGCAAGCCCTGCTCATCATCGTTTATATAAACGCTGGCGGTGATGTGCATGGCATTTACAAGGCAGAGGCCTTCGCTTATACCGCTTTCGCGCAGTTCCTGATCAACCGCCGGTGTGATATTGATGTAATCCCTGCGATTCGGAGTATTGAACCAGAGGTACTTTCTGTGCGATTTCATATCTGCTCCCATTCAGGTAAAACCTCATTATCACCAAGTATATCCGTTTCTAATACTATAAGTTCCCATTCGGGGCTGTACATGAGCTTTTCTGCATGTTCCAGCATTCTTTTTACTCCGGTTTTACTGCCTGAAACGCAAACAGCGGTAAGACATGAGCGTTGAATAAGATTCACAGGACCGATCTGGGCGACAGAGAAGCCTGTATTGGAGAGGTGATCTTTTAAGGAGCGAAGATGTCCTCTTCTGTCTTTCAGGGTTCTGCAGCCCCGAAAGAACAGTTCAGCTCGAATCAGACCAATATAGTATTTCAGATTGCAGGCTGGAGGAAAACAGCGGCAAGGGGGGGAAGAGTTACGCTGACAGAGTGAGGGAGGCCGTGCATTCCGAAGTGTTTTGACTGAACGGTTCCAAGGTTACCTTTACCGGAACCTCC from Candidatus Aegiribacteria sp. carries:
- a CDS encoding secondary thiamine-phosphate synthase enzyme YjbQ, whose translation is MKSHRKYLWFNTPNRRDYINITPAVDQELRESGISEGLCLVNAMHITASVYINDDEQGLLQDYDEWLEELAPHEPLTRYRHNRTGEDNGDAHHKRQIMGREVVVAVTDGQLDLGPWEQIFYGEFDGRRRKRVMVKIIGE
- a CDS encoding DUF503 family protein — encoded protein: MKYYIGLIRAELFFRGCRTLKDRRGHLRSLKDHLSNTGFSVAQIGPVNLIQRSCLTAVCVSGSKTGVKRMLEHAEKLMYSPEWELIVLETDILGDNEVLPEWEQI